In one window of Scylla paramamosain isolate STU-SP2022 chromosome 36, ASM3559412v1, whole genome shotgun sequence DNA:
- the LOC135090745 gene encoding zinc transporter ZIP1-like, translating into MWNIITIKGIVLVVMFFITFVCSMLPILFVRHIRETHDSGRRSRYQVLLSFMSCSAGGVFMGTCILDLFPDVQQQLDLLMDQNFATQSYPVAEFIVVFGFLLVLTMEQIVLDYKEQSLLNRPPEAQALLSEPEEQRRTLVQQHNLSGITDQPDLTASIRSETGSLSGASQGYNTAADHCGPEHAGGHSHNIFDHSVHHDIASHSSLRSLLLLFALSLHSVFEGLAVGLQGSIDDVVSLFLVVIFHKGIIAFSLGLNMVQSKLSVTQMLMGNMFFCITAPLGLGLGMGITEMQATFTTAAVSGTLQGIACGTFLYVTFFEVLPHEMNSGENRLLKLLFIILGFAAVCGVLYLDPDIKRPRCFQEPLPAGPT; encoded by the exons ATGTggaacatcatcaccatcaaggGCATTGTCCTTGTGGTGATGTTCTTTATCACTTTCGTGTGCTCCATGCTCCCCATCTTGTTTGTACGACACATCAGGGAGACCCACGACTCTGGCCGGAGGtccag GTACCAGGTGCTGCTGAGTTTCATGTCTTGCTCTGCTGGTGGAGTCTTCATGGGCACCTGCATCCTGGACCTTTTCCCTGATGTGCAGCAACAACTGGACCTCCTGATGGATCAGAACTTTGCCACCCAGTCTTACCCTGTCGCCGAGTTCATTGTGGTGTTTGGCTTCCTGCTTGTCCTCACCATGGAACAGATTGTCCTTGATTATAAGGAACAGAGCCTTCTTAACCG GCCGCCTGAGGCTCAGGCACTGCTGAGTGAGCCAGAGGAGCAGCGGCGCACACTTGTGCAACAACACAATCTGAGTGGCATCACAGATCAGCCGGACCTGACGGCCTCCATCAG GAGTGAGACTGGGTCCCTGAGTGGGGCAAGCCAGGGCTACAACACTGCTGCGGACCACTGTGGCCCAGAGCATGCGGGGGGTCACAGCCACAACATTTTTGACCACTCTGTCCACCATGACATtgcctcccactcctccctgcGCTCCCTCCTTCTGCTGTTTGCACTGTCACTTCACTCG GTGTTTGAGGGACTGGCAGTGGGGCTGCAGGGGAGCATTGACGATGTGGTCAGTCTGTTTCTTGTGGTCATTTTCCACAAGGGAATCATTGCCTTCTCTCTGGGACTGAACATGGTCCAGTCAAAGCTGTCGGTCACACAG aTGCTGATGGGCAACATGTTCTTCTGCATCACTGCCCCACTTGGTCTGGGTCTGGGGATGGGAATCACAGAGATGCAGGCCACCTTCACCACAGCAGCTGTTTCAGGCACACTTCAGGGCATTGCTTGTGGCACCTTCCTTTATGTCACATTCTTTGAG GTCCTGCCTCATGAGATGAACAGTGGTGAGAACAGACTGCTCAAGCTGCTGTTCATCATCCTGGGCTTCGCCGCAGTATGTGGTGTTCTGTACCTGGATCCAGACATCAAGCGCCCTCGCTGTTTCCAGGAGCCTCTGCCAGCTGGTCCCACGTAA